A genomic region of Leptolyngbya sp. NIES-2104 contains the following coding sequences:
- a CDS encoding DUF4385 domain-containing protein: protein MAFDYSIDFTQINFREHPELYRVGKGEQGVLLVEPYKSEILPHWRFKTPEIAQISADKIYQLFQEYKAQGDFVGMDMARKFLQMGYTRSRRYANHKSGRKYGTDKTVLPREEDPIKAESAKIFYEKWQQAKLDPEYMTQLRAHRDRYEDVK from the coding sequence ATGGCGTTTGATTACTCGATCGATTTCACCCAAATCAATTTCCGAGAGCATCCAGAACTGTACCGCGTTGGAAAAGGCGAACAAGGCGTTTTATTGGTGGAACCCTATAAAAGCGAAATTCTGCCGCATTGGAGGTTCAAAACGCCGGAGATTGCACAAATTTCCGCCGATAAAATCTACCAGCTTTTTCAGGAATACAAAGCGCAGGGTGATTTTGTTGGGATGGACATGGCGCGAAAATTTTTGCAGATGGGATATACGCGATCGCGACGTTACGCCAATCACAAATCCGGTCGCAAGTATGGTACGGATAAAACTGTTTTACCGCGTGAAGAAGACCCGATCAAAGCTGAATCCGCCAAGATTTTTTATGAGAAATGGCAGCAAGCAAAACTTGACCCGGAATACATGACGCAACTCAGAGCACATCGCGATCGCTACGAAGATGTGAAATAG
- a CDS encoding phosphorylase: protein MSEHLSLLENPGTLWQRTIEQTQHALSCGALLSIPTSQTFIEQAGARFLVRIVTNLIRKEVADLKQKQEEIATGKPIDPFLPYDRDLFVVDISDTHVCLLNKFNVVENHLLIITRAFEEQESLLTFSDLEAMWACLSEVEGLAFYNGGSVAGASQRHKHLQLVPFPFVQNGDRLPIDPLIQSVNSFEITVIPEFPFTHAFKKLDRINTPDQLLKCYSELLEVVGIDSHQPIQTAPYNFLATREWMMIVPRSQAEYRAIAVNSLAFAGALLVRTPEQLETLKQLRPLNFLKNVAVMSSTREADHN from the coding sequence ATGTCTGAACATCTGTCGCTGTTGGAAAATCCTGGAACCTTGTGGCAACGCACGATCGAGCAAACGCAACACGCTCTTTCTTGTGGTGCACTTCTGTCAATTCCAACCAGTCAGACTTTCATCGAGCAAGCAGGAGCTAGATTTCTCGTTCGCATCGTGACAAATCTGATTCGTAAAGAAGTTGCTGATTTGAAGCAGAAACAAGAAGAGATTGCAACTGGAAAACCGATCGATCCATTTCTACCGTACGATCGCGATTTATTTGTTGTTGATATTTCTGATACTCACGTCTGTCTACTCAATAAATTTAACGTTGTCGAAAATCATCTTTTAATCATTACCCGCGCATTTGAAGAGCAAGAATCGTTATTAACCTTCAGTGATCTCGAAGCGATGTGGGCGTGTTTATCTGAAGTAGAGGGTTTAGCGTTTTATAACGGCGGATCTGTTGCGGGTGCAAGTCAGCGCCACAAGCATTTACAACTCGTTCCCTTTCCGTTTGTTCAGAATGGCGATCGCTTACCGATCGATCCATTAATCCAATCTGTGAACTCCTTTGAAATTACCGTCATTCCTGAATTTCCTTTTACTCATGCCTTTAAGAAGCTCGATCGTATCAACACACCTGATCAACTTCTAAAGTGCTATTCCGAACTTTTAGAAGTGGTGGGAATTGATTCTCATCAGCCGATACAAACGGCTCCGTATAATTTCTTAGCGACGCGGGAATGGATGATGATTGTGCCGCGATCACAAGCTGAATATCGTGCGATCGCCGTGAATTCTCTTGCTTTTGCGGGTGCGCTGCTTGTCCGAACTCCTGAGCAACTCGAAACCCTAAAACAATTACGTCCGTTAAATTTTCTAAAGAACGTTGCGGTAATGTCCTCAACTCGTGAGGCTGATCATAATTAA
- a CDS encoding polyphosphate kinase 2 family protein, translated as MKLDRFIVPPNQKIKLKDYSPAYTNGLKDKAAAQAELQEGVQKLAKYQDILYAQDSYALLVVFQAMDAAGKDSTIKHVMSGVNPQGCQVFSFKAPSSEDLDHDYLWRSFKSLPERGRIGIFNRSYYEEVLVVRVHPELLAKQKLPKEAQGDDIWKKRFKQINHFEEYLVDNGIIVLKFFLNVSKEEQKKRFLDRIDLDEKNWKFSASDAKERQHWDEYMHAYEDLFSHTSTDHAPWHIIPADHKWFTRLAVSNIIVDKLKSLNLYYPKVSEQHRAELLEVKKELEHEK; from the coding sequence ATGAAACTCGATCGATTTATCGTTCCACCGAACCAGAAGATTAAGCTAAAAGATTACAGTCCAGCTTATACAAATGGCTTGAAAGATAAAGCCGCTGCTCAAGCTGAACTCCAGGAAGGTGTGCAAAAACTTGCTAAATATCAAGACATTCTTTATGCTCAAGACTCTTATGCGTTGCTTGTTGTATTTCAAGCAATGGATGCAGCCGGAAAGGACAGCACGATTAAACATGTCATGTCCGGTGTAAATCCCCAGGGTTGCCAGGTTTTCAGCTTCAAAGCGCCATCTTCAGAGGACTTGGATCACGATTATCTTTGGCGTTCATTTAAATCTTTACCAGAACGTGGAAGAATCGGAATTTTCAATCGCTCTTATTACGAAGAAGTTCTTGTCGTGCGGGTTCATCCTGAATTACTTGCCAAGCAAAAGTTACCCAAAGAAGCACAAGGCGATGATATTTGGAAAAAACGATTCAAGCAGATTAATCACTTTGAAGAGTATTTAGTAGACAACGGGATTATTGTCTTAAAGTTCTTTCTGAATGTGTCAAAAGAAGAACAGAAAAAGCGATTTCTTGATCGAATTGATTTGGATGAAAAGAATTGGAAATTCTCAGCCTCAGATGCAAAAGAACGGCAGCATTGGGATGAATACATGCACGCCTATGAAGACCTGTTTAGCCATACCAGTACTGATCATGCTCCTTGGCACATTATTCCAGCCGATCACAAATGGTTTACTCGTTTAGCAGTTTCTAATATCATTGTGGATAAACTAAAATCGCTAAACCTGTACTATCCAAAAGTCAGTGAACAGCATCGAGCAGAGTTACTCGAAGTTAAAAAAGAGTTAGAGCACGAGAAGTAA
- a CDS encoding RNA polymerase sigma factor SigF: protein MMATQSSLRSRGMELLVSYHQKPSVRLRNQLVQMNAGLVRKIAHRVSHQCAEPYEDLEQIGYLGLIRAIERFNPNQGCAFSSFAVPYIRGEMLHFLRDRAGTVKIPRRWQQLNKEGQRVREQLTEALGRQPSDDEIADVLKVSVNEWRESKLAAKNRLPLSLDATVCQQLDSPMTLGDTLPDARYQALQVLEEDRQQLQRALNQLEDKTREAIEYVFLHDLSRKEVAEQIGVSPMTVTRRIHRGIQQMVGLLHPQVMQSDP, encoded by the coding sequence ATGATGGCAACTCAATCTTCTTTACGCTCTCGTGGGATGGAACTTCTGGTTTCGTATCACCAAAAACCCTCGGTGAGACTCCGCAATCAATTGGTACAGATGAATGCTGGTTTGGTTCGCAAGATTGCTCATCGGGTGAGTCATCAATGTGCGGAACCTTACGAAGACCTCGAACAAATTGGATACTTAGGACTGATTCGGGCGATCGAGCGGTTTAACCCGAATCAAGGTTGCGCTTTCAGCTCGTTCGCGGTTCCTTATATCCGAGGTGAAATGCTTCACTTCTTGCGCGATCGCGCTGGAACCGTCAAAATTCCCCGTCGCTGGCAGCAACTGAACAAAGAAGGGCAACGAGTCCGCGAACAGCTTACAGAGGCTCTAGGTCGCCAACCCAGCGACGATGAGATTGCAGATGTGTTGAAGGTTTCGGTGAACGAATGGCGTGAAAGCAAACTTGCGGCGAAGAACCGCTTACCGTTGAGCTTAGATGCCACAGTTTGCCAGCAATTAGATTCGCCAATGACTTTAGGTGATACGCTTCCCGATGCGCGATATCAAGCGCTACAAGTGCTAGAAGAAGACCGCCAACAGTTGCAGCGGGCATTGAACCAGCTCGAAGATAAAACACGAGAAGCGATCGAGTATGTCTTCCTACACGATCTGTCGCGCAAGGAAGTTGCAGAACAGATCGGAGTCAGTCCAATGACTGTAACTCGTCGTATTCATCGCGGCATTCAGCAAATGGTTGGACTGCTCCATCCTCAAGTCATGCAGAGCGATCCCTAA
- a CDS encoding MgPME-cyclase complex family protein translates to MTTYHYVLASQKFLLEEEPIDEVLKERYRDYKDKGREIDFWVIKEPAFLEAPEMAEIKAKCPRPCVAIVSTNKQFITWLKLRLEYVITGEYQQSEAIPNPLGSLEAVS, encoded by the coding sequence ATGACGACTTATCACTATGTTTTGGCAAGCCAGAAATTTTTGCTGGAAGAAGAACCGATAGATGAGGTTCTAAAAGAACGGTATCGCGACTACAAAGACAAAGGCAGAGAAATCGATTTTTGGGTGATCAAAGAACCTGCTTTCCTTGAAGCACCCGAAATGGCAGAAATCAAAGCCAAATGTCCCCGTCCTTGTGTCGCGATCGTCTCGACCAACAAACAATTTATTACTTGGCTAAAGCTGCGACTAGAATATGTCATCACCGGAGAGTACCAGCAATCGGAAGCGATTCCGAACCCGCTGGGGTCTTTGGAAGCTGTTTCTTAG